A DNA window from Helianthus annuus cultivar XRQ/B chromosome 15, HanXRQr2.0-SUNRISE, whole genome shotgun sequence contains the following coding sequences:
- the LOC110910996 gene encoding uncharacterized protein LOC110910996 isoform X2: MADRKSGAPATCNPVRRQPSSPLLFLLPARRRTLAPLLLRRQFSRQHTSPIPSFVSLSNGWSTTIVDGGGGPTRILTAAMSATAVAAACDCAPTGFSERVPATTQQFWLGMCCFGPVQSAQFRVRCDGFALGSVAGCNCLGYKE, translated from the exons ATGGCCGATCGGAAATCCGGCGCTCCGGCGACATGTAACCCGGTCAGACGACAACCCTCATCCCCTCTACTCTTTCTCCTTCCTGCCCGACGAAGAACTCTGGCGCCCCTTCTTCTCCGGCGTCAGTTCAGCCGACAACACACCTCACCCATCCCCTCGTTCGTCTCTCTCTCTAATGGATGGTCGACCACCATTGTCGACGGCGGAGGTGGTCCGACGAGGATTTTAACGGCGGCAATGAGTGCGACCGCGGTGGCAGCAGCTTGTGATTGTGCTCCGACAGGTTTTTCAGAACGTGTTCCGGCAACCACTCAACAG TTTTGGTTGGGTATGTGTTGTTTCGGTCCGGTTCAGTCGGCTCAGTTTCGGGTTCGGTGCGACGGGTTTGCTCTCGGTTCGGTCGCGGGTTGTAATTGTTTGGGTTACAAGGAATAA
- the LOC110910996 gene encoding uncharacterized protein LOC110910996 isoform X1, with amino-acid sequence MADRKSGAPATCNPVRRQPSSPLLFLLPARRRTLAPLLLRRQFSRQHTSPIPSFVSLSNGWSTTIVDGGGGPTRILTAAMSATAVAAACDCAPTGFSERVPATTQQVSSFPFQFSFGWVCVVSVRFSRLSFGFGATGLLSVRSRVVIVWVTRNKWFGFVSGSLNTSQQQSTRSTKVNRSTLVNTGYSRDLVVTSVFRPPKLAHSSTLG; translated from the exons ATGGCCGATCGGAAATCCGGCGCTCCGGCGACATGTAACCCGGTCAGACGACAACCCTCATCCCCTCTACTCTTTCTCCTTCCTGCCCGACGAAGAACTCTGGCGCCCCTTCTTCTCCGGCGTCAGTTCAGCCGACAACACACCTCACCCATCCCCTCGTTCGTCTCTCTCTCTAATGGATGGTCGACCACCATTGTCGACGGCGGAGGTGGTCCGACGAGGATTTTAACGGCGGCAATGAGTGCGACCGCGGTGGCAGCAGCTTGTGATTGTGCTCCGACAGGTTTTTCAGAACGTGTTCCGGCAACCACTCAACAGGTTAGCTCCTTTCCGTTTCAGTTCAG TTTTGGTTGGGTATGTGTTGTTTCGGTCCGGTTCAGTCGGCTCAGTTTCGGGTTCGGTGCGACGGGTTTGCTCTCGGTTCGGTCGCGGGTTGTAATTGTTTGGGTTACAAGGAATAAGTGGTTCGGTTTTGTTTCGGGTTCACTCAACACTAGTCAACAGCAGTCAACtcggtcaacaaaagtcaaccGATCAACTCTGGTCAACACGGGTTACTCGCGAGACTTGGT ggtgacctcggtgttccgTCCTCCTAAACTCGCacactcgtcaacacttggataa